DNA from Nitrospira sp.:
ATTTCATGCTCTCGTTTTTTCTATAGCGCGTCCTTTTCAGTTTTCTGCCAGTAGACACCTACACCATCTATCTCTTTCACTTCTGGAGTAAGCCCCTTCTTGGCTATGAACTCATCGATCGCCATTTTACAGCCCTGCACTACATGATAGTCATCGACAATGACGTAACCGCCAATAGAAAGCCTTTCGTACAGATTCCTTAAAGCAAGAATGGTGGACTCGTACATGTCTCCATCCAATCTCAGTATTGCCAAAGAATCGATGGGGGCGGTTGGCAGGGTGTCCTTAAACCAGCCGTTTAAGAACACCAGTTGGTTATCAAGCAGGCCATACTTCTCAAAGTTATGCTTAACTTCATCCATAGAAACAGCCAGATCCTGATAAGTATAGAATTTATCGTGCTCATCGGCTGGATAGCGTGTGACATCAGGTCGTGGCAGCCCCTCAAATGAATCGGCAATCCAGACACGACGATTTTCGATACCGTGCGCATACAGGACAGCCCGCATCAAAATACACGCACCACCACGCCACACTCCTGTCTCAATGAGATCACCCGGAACGTCATTGGCAATCACATCCTCAATAAGCAGACGGAGGTTGTTAAGCCGTCTGGTTCCGACCATGGTATGCGCCTGACTGGGCCAATCCCACCCATACTCCCGCAATGTGGCATCATATCGGTCTTGGCCCAATACCTTCAGTGGAGGGTCTTCGTAAATAGTTCCTGTTAAACAGCTCACCATCAGCGATAAATATTCGTCTCGGATTCGTTGCATCTCCTGAATATGTTTCCTCTCCGCTTGCCTCGATCTCCCAATCGTTGTAACCAAAGGAAGCATTTCGACGACGCCACGAGCGATGCGCCTCACTATGCGCATCGTTCTCGTGGACGTGAATGCACTACGGTCTTTTCTAAATTTACTTTGCCTCACCAATCTTTCCATCATGAAACCAATGCATTCTCTGATGGATACACTTTACGAATTTCAATCTGACCAAACGGAAGCCCAACTAACCCGGTCGACGTACTAGTCGCTTTGGATTCCAGCTTGAATGCGTCATGAATCCACTGTAGCTGCACATGCTCGGAAGGGGTACCGTCTGCAACCGCAACATCCGCTGAATAGAGACCTTGAGGCAAGATGGGCATTTGAAATGGGAATACTGCGACGGCCCGCTCGCCAGCACTAAAAGAGATTGGAGAGTCGATTGTAGCCAAATAAGTATTATCTCCAAACAGAATTTGGCCTAGCCTGTCTTTGATAAAAAAACCGACTACGACACGACGAATAGGCACACAGACGATAAATTCAATAGCCACACACACAGACTCTCCCCCAATCACCCAAGACAATTCTCGCCCAGACTTTTGCTCCAAAAGGCATGCATAAACAATGCGTACACCACCGGCTCCAAAACCACGCCCATTGCCTCTAAAAGAAAACACCTCAATGTCATTGCGCAACTTTGATTGATTGATAAAGTCGAGTCGCATATCGTGCAACGGAGTATTCCCTTGACCGTACTCCATATCAGACTTGACAAGATGGCCTTGAGTGGAGAAAACATTAAATTGATGCTCGCTAGCTAGATAACGCTCACATACCATCTTTGCAGAACCTTGCATTTGAATTTGTCCATTTTCCAGCCAGAGCGTTTTCTTGCAAAGATTGAGGACCGCCGCTGAATCGTGACTGACGAACAACACCGTCCCTTGCTCCATGAAATTTCTCAGGAAACGCATGCATTTTTGAACGAAGAACGCATCTCCAACTGCCAGCGCCTCGTCAATGACCAGAATGTCCGCGTTCACGTGAGCCATAACCGCGAAAGCCAGCCGAACGATCATCCCGCTCGAATAGGTTTTCACCGGCTGATCGATCGCGGCACCGATGTCGGCAAACGCCAGCATATCGTCTAGTTTTGCTTCGATATCCTGCTGCAGTAGTCCAAGCAACATCCCGTTCAGAAAGACATTCTCACGCCCTGTAAATTCGGGATGAAACCCCGCACCGAGTTCCAAGAGAGCGGCCATGCGGCCGTTGATTTCGACGGTTCCGTTCGTCGGGCTCAGCGTTCCCACGATCAATTGCAGGAGCGTGGATTTACCCGACCCGTTTCGCCCGATAATTCCAAGTGTTTCCCCCTTCTTGACCTCGAACGAGACGTTCTCAACCGCGAGCACTTCACGATAATACTGCGTACAGGTGAATCCGAGACACTTCTGCAGCGGGGGCAGAATCCACTGTTTGCCACGGTCACGCGGACGGTCATACAACCGATAAGCTTTGGACAGATTGCAAACTCTGATCGCCCAATCAGAGGACATCGGCGAAGGCCTTCCTTGTTTTTTGAAACCACAGCAGCCCAAGCCATGCAACGAGATAGCTACACAGACAATAGACTCCGATGCCGACCCAGGATGGAGCCTTGCCCCAGATGAGCAAATCCTGAGCTTGCGTGATCAGAAAGGTGAGAGGATTCGCATACAGCAGGGTTCGGTAGGACTCTGGAAATGCCGACATCGGATAAAAGATGGGCGAGAGAAACAACATCACGGTTGTGAGCGGTCCACTCGCTTGGCCGATATCCCGGACAAATACGCCGGCGGAGGCAAGAAACCAGGAAATCCCGACGGTGAGCAATGTCAGCGGCAGCAACAACAGGGGCAAGAACAACATCGTCCAATGGAGGGCCTGATGCAACAGCCCATAAAACATGATCAACACCAGTGCGCTCATCCCGGCGTGAAAGAGAGCCGCGCCCAGTGAGGTCCAGGCGAGAACCTCCAGGGGAAAGACGACCTTCTTGACGTAGTTGCTGTGATTCACAATCAGATAGGGCGCACGGTGGACACACTCTGAAAACAAGGCGTGTAGGATCAAGCCGGAGAACAGCAGTAGGCCGAAATCGAATGCGCTCTCGCCTTCCAGCCCCCATCGCATTCCAAAGGCTCCCCTGAATACGATCGTATAGACTGCCAACATGACCATCGGATGCAGGAGGGCCCACAGGACACCGAGCAGGGACCCTCGGTATCGGCTCGTGATCTCCCGCTTGGTCAATTGCCTGATTAAGTCCCAATGAGCGCTCATACTGGTGAGCACCATGAGGGGAGAGAGACGGTATTGCTGCGACAACATCGAGTAGCCTTCGGCCAAGACAACCGCAGCCGAGATACGGCACCACCGTTGCGTTAAAAATCTCGTTGCTGAAAAATCAGGCAGGCTCCGCTGAGCAACACACCCGCGTAGGCCAATCCATACAGCGATGCGAGTATCAGGTATTCCGGCGCCACCAGAATGCCCACTGCAGCCTGCCCTTTGATATTGAGCATCTCCAA
Protein-coding regions in this window:
- a CDS encoding Macrocin O-methyltransferase codes for the protein MMERLVRQSKFRKDRSAFTSTRTMRIVRRIARGVVEMLPLVTTIGRSRQAERKHIQEMQRIRDEYLSLMVSCLTGTIYEDPPLKVLGQDRYDATLREYGWDWPSQAHTMVGTRRLNNLRLLIEDVIANDVPGDLIETGVWRGGACILMRAVLYAHGIENRRVWIADSFEGLPRPDVTRYPADEHDKFYTYQDLAVSMDEVKHNFEKYGLLDNQLVFLNGWFKDTLPTAPIDSLAILRLDGDMYESTILALRNLYERLSIGGYVIVDDYHVVQGCKMAIDEFIAKKGLTPEVKEIDGVGVYWQKTEKDAL
- a CDS encoding O-antigen export system, ATP-binding protein codes for the protein MSSDWAIRVCNLSKAYRLYDRPRDRGKQWILPPLQKCLGFTCTQYYREVLAVENVSFEVKKGETLGIIGRNGSGKSTLLQLIVGTLSPTNGTVEINGRMAALLELGAGFHPEFTGRENVFLNGMLLGLLQQDIEAKLDDMLAFADIGAAIDQPVKTYSSGMIVRLAFAVMAHVNADILVIDEALAVGDAFFVQKCMRFLRNFMEQGTVLFVSHDSAAVLNLCKKTLWLENGQIQMQGSAKMVCERYLASEHQFNVFSTQGHLVKSDMEYGQGNTPLHDMRLDFINQSKLRNDIEVFSFRGNGRGFGAGGVRIVYACLLEQKSGRELSWVIGGESVCVAIEFIVCVPIRRVVVGFFIKDRLGQILFGDNTYLATIDSPISFSAGERAVAVFPFQMPILPQGLYSADVAVADGTPSEHVQLQWIHDAFKLESKATSTSTGLVGLPFGQIEIRKVYPSENALVS
- a CDS encoding O-antigen export system permease protein RfbD yields the protein MLSQQYRLSPLMVLTSMSAHWDLIRQLTKREITSRYRGSLLGVLWALLHPMVMLAVYTIVFRGAFGMRWGLEGESAFDFGLLLFSGLILHALFSECVHRAPYLIVNHSNYVKKVVFPLEVLAWTSLGAALFHAGMSALVLIMFYGLLHQALHWTMLFLPLLLLPLTLLTVGISWFLASAGVFVRDIGQASGPLTTVMLFLSPIFYPMSAFPESYRTLLYANPLTFLITQAQDLLIWGKAPSWVGIGVYCLCSYLVAWLGLLWFQKTRKAFADVL